A region from the Citrobacter telavivensis genome encodes:
- a CDS encoding glucuronyl hydrolase produces the protein MLNHIVEERLRAFPGWPIDAGAFQDEMRSAREHVLELIRRHLTEFGDHFPAETCVKGYYPLTDNVEWTTSFWTGQLWLAWEMSGEAVFRDMAEKHVRSFGLRIAGRHDTNTHDLGFLYTLSCVAAWRLTGNRDARGFSLLAAEALLERFHEKAQIIQAWGDLSDPEQAGRMIIDCNMNLPLLYWASEQTGDPRFADAAKAHVSQAQTYLIREDASTFHTYYMDVHSGAPRYGNTQQGYADDSCWSRGQAWGIYGFLLSYIYTGDPQKVALSKKLANYFLNRLPEDAVCHWDLALVGTDALRDSSSAAIAVCGLLELIKHLPVTDPDRERYQQWAMAIMSSLTKHYLMAKEEKGNGLLKHSVYHLSSNKGVDECASWGDYFYVEALVRFTQCWKLYW, from the coding sequence GAACTGATTCGTCGTCATTTAACGGAATTCGGTGACCACTTTCCTGCCGAAACCTGTGTGAAGGGATATTACCCATTAACGGATAATGTCGAGTGGACGACCAGTTTCTGGACCGGGCAGCTATGGCTGGCCTGGGAGATGAGCGGTGAAGCGGTGTTCCGGGACATGGCGGAAAAGCACGTCCGCTCTTTTGGTCTGCGAATTGCAGGACGTCACGACACCAACACCCACGACCTGGGCTTCCTGTACACCCTTTCCTGCGTGGCGGCCTGGCGCCTGACGGGAAATCGCGATGCGCGCGGGTTTTCGCTGCTGGCAGCAGAAGCGCTGCTGGAACGTTTTCACGAGAAAGCGCAGATCATTCAGGCGTGGGGCGATCTGAGCGACCCGGAACAGGCCGGGCGAATGATCATTGACTGCAACATGAATTTGCCCCTGTTGTACTGGGCGAGCGAGCAGACTGGCGATCCGCGGTTTGCGGACGCGGCGAAGGCGCACGTCTCCCAGGCGCAGACGTATTTAATTCGTGAAGACGCGTCCACCTTCCATACCTACTACATGGATGTGCACAGCGGTGCGCCGCGCTACGGAAACACACAACAAGGCTATGCCGATGACTCGTGCTGGTCGCGCGGTCAGGCGTGGGGTATTTATGGTTTCCTGTTGAGCTATATCTACACCGGCGACCCGCAGAAGGTGGCGCTGTCGAAAAAACTGGCCAACTACTTCCTCAATCGCCTGCCGGAAGACGCCGTCTGCCATTGGGATCTGGCGCTGGTCGGAACCGATGCGCTGCGTGATTCCTCCTCGGCGGCCATTGCGGTCTGCGGCCTGCTGGAATTGATTAAACATCTACCCGTTACCGACCCGGATCGCGAACGTTACCAGCAGTGGGCGATGGCGATCATGTCGTCGCTGACGAAACACTATTTGATGGCGAAAGAGGAAAAGGGTAACGGTTTGCTGAAACACTCGGTGTATCACCTCTCAAGCAATAAAGGGGTGGATGAGTGTGCCAGTTGGGGAGATTACTTCTACGTGGAGGCGCTGGTGCGATTTACCCAGTGCTGGAAGCTGTACTGGTAA